A region from the Polaribacter sp. Hel1_33_78 genome encodes:
- a CDS encoding DinB family protein, whose product MIPKNEYAPYFEQYMQLVSKDEKSIIENLVASQKVFDDVLRNLPVEKHNFSYAEGKWTIKELIQHIIDTERVFSYRALCFARNDNTSLPGFDQDVFVENDNANDRNYYDLLNEMEVLRKSSIQLFKSFSDEALLRVGVASNNKISVRALGYLFSGHQMHHLNIIKERYL is encoded by the coding sequence ATGATTCCTAAAAACGAATATGCTCCTTATTTTGAACAATACATGCAACTGGTTTCTAAAGATGAGAAATCAATTATAGAAAATTTAGTAGCTTCTCAAAAAGTATTTGATGATGTATTAAGAAATTTACCAGTAGAAAAGCACAATTTTTCTTATGCTGAAGGCAAATGGACGATCAAAGAATTGATTCAGCACATTATTGATACAGAACGGGTTTTTTCTTATAGAGCTTTATGTTTTGCTAGAAATGATAATACTTCTTTGCCTGGATTTGATCAAGATGTTTTTGTTGAGAATGACAATGCAAACGATAGAAACTATTATGATTTATTAAATGAAATGGAGGTGTTAAGAAAATCTTCAATTCAATTATTTAAAAGCTTTTCTGATGAAGCTTTGTTAAGAGTAGGTGTTGCTTCGAATAATAAAATATCTGTAAGAGCTTTAGGATATTTATTTTCAGGGCATCAAATGCATCATTTGAATATTATAAAAGAAAGATATTTATAA
- the hutI gene encoding imidazolonepropionase, whose amino-acid sequence MKTLFVNIKELIQVRDTGVKKVSGKAMNSLPTIKNAFLLIENDRIIDFGKMEQLPNRSVANTIDCKGKMILPTWCDSHTHIVFAGNREQEFVDRINGLSYEEIANNGGGILNSAKKLQETSFDDLYTQSAKRLEEVIALGTGAVEIKSGYGLTIEAELKMLRVIKKLKEHYNIPIKATFLGAHAVPTEFINNKEGYINLIIEEMIPKIVEENLADFIDVFCEVGYFSVDETNKILSAGKKHGLIPKVHVNQFNVIGGIQVSTKHNALSVDHLEVLNDDDIASLKASETMPVALPSCSFFLGIPYTPARKIIDSGLALAIATDYNPGSTPSGNMNFVVATACIKMKMTPKEAINAATINGAFAMNLENTLGSITKGKLANFIITKEIPSYGFLPYSFGSNLIDEVYINGNLK is encoded by the coding sequence ATGAAAACACTTTTTGTAAATATAAAAGAACTCATTCAGGTTAGGGATACTGGTGTAAAAAAAGTATCCGGTAAAGCTATGAATAGTTTGCCTACTATTAAAAATGCTTTTTTATTAATTGAAAACGATAGGATCATAGATTTTGGTAAGATGGAACAATTACCAAACCGATCAGTTGCCAATACTATAGATTGTAAGGGTAAAATGATACTTCCAACTTGGTGCGATTCTCATACCCATATCGTATTTGCTGGCAATAGAGAGCAAGAATTTGTAGATAGAATTAACGGGTTGTCTTATGAGGAAATTGCCAATAATGGTGGAGGAATTTTAAACTCTGCCAAAAAATTACAAGAGACTTCTTTTGATGATTTATACACACAATCTGCAAAAAGATTAGAAGAGGTAATTGCCTTAGGCACTGGAGCTGTAGAAATAAAATCTGGTTACGGATTAACAATTGAAGCTGAATTAAAAATGTTACGAGTTATCAAAAAACTCAAAGAGCATTATAACATTCCTATCAAAGCCACCTTTTTAGGGGCTCATGCAGTTCCAACAGAATTTATAAATAACAAAGAAGGCTACATCAATTTAATTATTGAAGAGATGATCCCTAAAATAGTTGAAGAAAATTTAGCTGATTTTATAGATGTTTTTTGCGAGGTTGGCTATTTTTCTGTGGATGAGACAAACAAAATTTTATCTGCTGGAAAAAAACATGGCTTAATTCCGAAAGTGCATGTAAATCAGTTTAATGTTATTGGCGGAATTCAAGTTTCAACAAAACACAATGCACTTTCTGTAGACCATTTAGAAGTTTTAAATGATGACGATATTGCAAGTTTAAAAGCTTCTGAAACCATGCCGGTGGCACTTCCCTCCTGTTCTTTTTTCTTAGGCATTCCATATACTCCAGCAAGGAAAATAATAGATAGTGGTTTAGCATTAGCTATTGCAACTGACTATAACCCTGGATCAACACCTTCTGGAAACATGAATTTTGTGGTTGCTACTGCTTGTATAAAGATGAAAATGACACCTAAAGAAGCCATAAATGCAGCTACTATAAATGGAGCTTTTGCTATGAACTTAGAGAACACTCTAGGCTCTATTACAAAAGGAAAATTAGCTAATTTTATCATTACAAAAGAAATTCCTTCTTATGGTTTTTTACCTTACAGTTTTGGTTCTAATTTAATTGATGAAGTCTATATTAACGGAAATCTTAAATAA
- a CDS encoding cob(I)yrinic acid a,c-diamide adenosyltransferase — protein MKIYTKTGDKGTTALFGGTRVKKYNLRIESYGTVDELNSYIGLIKDQEISSYIKESLLKVQNDLFTLGAMLATPPEKETLKSGKERLNIPKIDSDSILFLENEIDKMDALLPQMTHFILPGGHQSVSFCHIARCVCRRAERLSVELNDQENIHNDIIKYLNRLSDFLFVLARMLSKELLVEEIKWIPKKNS, from the coding sequence ATGAAAATATATACAAAAACTGGAGATAAAGGAACTACTGCTTTATTCGGTGGAACAAGAGTTAAAAAATATAATTTACGTATTGAAAGCTATGGTACTGTAGATGAATTAAATTCTTACATTGGCTTGATAAAAGACCAAGAAATCAGCAGTTACATCAAAGAATCTTTATTAAAAGTTCAAAATGATTTATTCACTTTAGGCGCTATGTTGGCAACTCCTCCTGAAAAAGAGACTTTAAAATCAGGAAAAGAACGATTGAATATTCCTAAAATTGATAGTGATTCTATCTTGTTTTTAGAAAACGAAATAGATAAAATGGATGCATTGCTTCCACAAATGACCCATTTTATACTTCCTGGAGGCCATCAATCAGTGTCATTTTGTCATATTGCCAGATGTGTTTGCAGAAGAGCAGAACGATTATCTGTAGAATTAAACGACCAAGAAAATATACATAATGACATTATAAAATACTTAAACCGACTTTCTGACTTTCTTTTTGTGTTGGCACGAATGTTGTCTAAAGAGTTACTAGTAGAGGAAATCAAGTGGATTCCTAAAAAAAATAGTTAA
- a CDS encoding BspA family leucine-rich repeat surface protein: protein MKKIFLLTLTCIFYFSACNKDDIPSYREFYVNNPDAFITIWKSDNQGISEDNQIEIPGSGHQYTVFWEEIGNPENNRREIATDIHTVTFPKVGMYKVAIFNTSNYPFNRISLFDLESKRDNKKLISIEQWGNIEWVSFENAFKNCENLEINATDAPNLKNVESMNYMFFKVKNINESISNWDVSNVTDMSAMFYDLNSFNQDIFNWDVSNVTDMSYMFSGCENFNQDISNWDVSNVTNMGSMFWGSYNFNQDISNWNVSNVTDMGGMFSFAFSFNQDISNWDVSNVTDMGSMFSGLSKFNQDISSWDVRNVTKMSFMFSSAVSFNQDISNWDVSSVIDMNNMFFSSDNFNQDISNWDVSNVTRCSEFAKFSNLDDSKLPNFPANCN from the coding sequence ATGAAAAAGATTTTTTTATTAACCTTAACATGTATTTTTTATTTTAGTGCTTGTAACAAAGATGACATCCCTTCATATAGAGAATTTTATGTAAACAATCCAGATGCATTTATAACCATTTGGAAAAGCGATAACCAAGGAATATCTGAAGATAATCAAATTGAAATACCAGGTTCCGGACACCAGTATACTGTATTTTGGGAAGAAATAGGAAACCCTGAAAATAATAGAAGAGAAATAGCTACGGATATTCATACAGTTACGTTTCCTAAAGTAGGAATGTATAAAGTTGCTATATTTAATACAAGTAATTATCCCTTCAATAGAATCAGTCTCTTTGACCTTGAGAGCAAAAGAGATAATAAAAAATTAATTTCTATTGAACAATGGGGCAACATAGAATGGGTATCATTTGAAAATGCTTTTAAGAATTGTGAAAATCTAGAAATTAATGCTACAGACGCCCCTAATTTAAAAAATGTAGAAAGTATGAATTATATGTTTTTTAAAGTAAAAAATATAAACGAATCTATTTCTAATTGGGATGTAAGTAATGTAACCGATATGAGTGCTATGTTTTATGATTTAAATAGTTTTAATCAAGATATTTTTAATTGGGATGTAAGTAATGTAACTGATATGAGTTATATGTTTTCTGGCTGTGAAAACTTTAATCAAGATATTTCTAATTGGGATGTAAGCAATGTAACTAATATGGGTAGTATGTTTTGGGGTTCTTATAATTTTAATCAAGATATTTCCAATTGGAATGTGAGTAACGTAACTGATATGGGGGGTATGTTTTCGTTTGCATTTTCTTTTAATCAAGATATTTCTAATTGGGATGTGAGTAACGTAACTGATATGGGGAGTATGTTTTCTGGCTTATCGAAATTTAATCAAGATATTTCTAGTTGGGATGTGAGAAATGTAACTAAGATGAGTTTCATGTTTTCGAGTGCAGTTTCTTTTAATCAAGATATTTCTAATTGGGATGTGAGCAGTGTAATAGATATGAATAATATGTTTTTTAGTTCTGATAATTTTAATCAAGATATTTCTAATTGGGATGTCAGCAATGTGACTCGTTGTTCTGAATTCGCAAAATTTTCTAATCTAGATGATAGTAAATTACCTAATTTTCCAGCAAACTGCAATTAA
- a CDS encoding DUF2795 domain-containing protein: MYWTLELASYLADAPWPATKDELIDYAIRTGAPLEVVENLQDIEDEGDSYDSIIEIWPDYPTEDDYLWNEDEY, from the coding sequence ATGTATTGGACATTAGAATTAGCATCTTATTTAGCAGATGCACCTTGGCCAGCAACCAAAGATGAGTTAATAGATTATGCTATTAGAACTGGAGCTCCTTTAGAAGTAGTAGAAAATCTACAAGATATAGAGGATGAAGGTGATTCATATGACTCAATTATTGAAATTTGGCCAGATTATCCTACAGAAGATGATTATCTTTGGAACGAGGATGAATACTAA
- a CDS encoding BspA family leucine-rich repeat surface protein, producing the protein MKKILLFTLTSILCFNACNNDDTTSIRELYGNSPNAFVTIWKTDEPEGYTEDNQIEIPGSGTNYKIFWEEVGNPNNNGLETATNSHTITFPKAGIYKVSISGGTPAFHQIKFSSPYLDNDKIISIEQWGNIEWSSFNHAFNYCKALEINAKDNPNLKKVKDMSSMFKACWMLEYGVSDWDLSNVTDMNEMFSGARNFNGDISSWDVSSVTNMAFMFSSNHLFNQDISNWDVSNVTNMAFMFTNTRAFNQDISSWDVSNVTAMNSMFFNSKFNNNISNWDVSNVINMTGVFAECRNFNQDISSWDVNKVISMHGMFVGAESFNQNISGWDVSNVTDMSYMFSAAESFNQNISDWDVSNVTECFYFSENSGLELNYIPSLQGGCN; encoded by the coding sequence ATGAAAAAAATTTTATTATTTACCTTGACAAGCATTCTTTGTTTTAATGCTTGTAACAATGATGACACCACTTCAATTAGAGAATTGTATGGAAACAGTCCAAATGCGTTTGTAACCATCTGGAAAACTGATGAACCTGAAGGATATACAGAAGACAATCAAATAGAAATACCAGGCTCAGGAACAAATTATAAAATATTTTGGGAAGAAGTAGGTAATCCAAATAATAATGGTTTAGAAACAGCAACTAATTCTCATACTATAACATTTCCAAAAGCTGGAATCTACAAAGTTAGCATAAGTGGTGGAACCCCTGCTTTTCATCAAATTAAATTTAGTAGTCCATATTTAGATAATGATAAAATAATTTCAATAGAACAATGGGGTAATATAGAATGGTCATCATTTAATCATGCGTTTAATTATTGTAAGGCACTTGAAATAAATGCAAAAGACAACCCTAACCTAAAGAAGGTAAAAGACATGAGTTCCATGTTTAAAGCTTGTTGGATGCTAGAATATGGCGTTTCTGATTGGGACTTAAGTAATGTAACTGATATGAATGAAATGTTTTCAGGGGCTAGAAACTTTAATGGCGATATTTCTAGTTGGGATGTTAGTAGTGTGACAAATATGGCTTTCATGTTTTCAAGTAACCACCTTTTTAATCAAGATATTTCTAATTGGGATGTAAGCAATGTAACTAATATGGCTTTTATGTTTACAAATACCAGAGCATTTAATCAAGATATTTCTAGCTGGGATGTAAGTAATGTAACTGCTATGAATAGTATGTTTTTTAATTCTAAATTTAACAATAATATTTCTAATTGGGATGTTAGTAATGTAATTAATATGACTGGTGTTTTTGCTGAATGCAGAAACTTTAACCAAGATATTTCTAGTTGGGATGTTAATAAAGTGATTAGTATGCATGGTATGTTTGTAGGTGCAGAAAGCTTTAATCAAAATATTTCTGGTTGGGATGTAAGCAATGTAACTGATATGAGTTATATGTTTAGTGCAGCAGAAAGTTTTAACCAAAATATTTCTGATTGGGATGTTAGCAATGTTACTGAATGTTTTTACTTTTCTGAAAACTCTGGATTAGAATTAAATTATATTCCAAGCCTACAAGGAGGCTGTAATTAA
- a CDS encoding BspA family leucine-rich repeat surface protein → MKKIFLITLTCILCFSACNKDDTPSNRDLYANNPDAFITIWKTDNPGDSEDNQIEIPGSGTKYKIFWEEVGNPSNSGLVTATNSRIITFPKAGTYKVSISGGAPAFHRIKFSSSNSKKIISIEQWGSIEWSSFREAFWGCRNLNSSATDTPDLKNVQNMRDMFTYCENFNGNISDWDVSNITNMHGVFAVCKSFNQDISSWDVSKVTNMHTMFREAESFNQDISSWDVSNVTAMSAMFYAAINFNQDIGSWDVSKVFDMADMFGAALSFNQDISNWDVSKVIRISHMFSGAKSFNQDISSWDVRNMKTIAYAFWGASSFNQDISGWDVSNVTRMDWTFLNATNFSQDISDWDVSNVQRCNSFADGSNLDDSQLPNFPANCN, encoded by the coding sequence ATGAAAAAAATTTTCTTAATAACCTTAACATGCATTCTTTGTTTTAGCGCTTGTAACAAGGATGACACCCCTTCAAATAGAGATTTGTATGCAAACAATCCAGATGCATTTATAACCATTTGGAAAACTGATAATCCAGGAGATTCAGAAGACAATCAAATTGAAATACCTGGCTCAGGAACAAAATACAAAATATTTTGGGAAGAAGTAGGGAACCCTAGTAATAGTGGTTTAGTAACAGCAACTAATTCTCGTATTATAACATTTCCAAAAGCTGGAACCTACAAAGTTAGTATCAGTGGCGGAGCACCTGCTTTTCATCGGATTAAATTTAGTAGTTCAAATTCTAAAAAAATAATTTCAATAGAACAATGGGGTTCAATAGAATGGTCTTCTTTTAGAGAAGCATTTTGGGGATGTAGAAACCTTAATTCTAGTGCTACAGACACTCCTGACTTAAAAAATGTACAGAATATGAGGGATATGTTTACTTATTGTGAAAATTTTAATGGAAATATATCTGACTGGGACGTTAGCAATATAACTAATATGCATGGTGTTTTTGCTGTTTGTAAAAGCTTTAACCAAGATATTTCAAGTTGGGATGTAAGTAAAGTGACAAATATGCATACTATGTTTAGAGAAGCAGAAAGCTTTAATCAAGATATTTCTAGCTGGGATGTAAGTAATGTAACTGCTATGAGTGCGATGTTTTATGCTGCAATTAATTTTAATCAAGATATAGGTTCTTGGGATGTAAGTAAGGTATTTGATATGGCTGATATGTTTGGCGCAGCATTAAGTTTTAATCAAGATATTTCAAATTGGGATGTAAGTAAGGTAATTAGAATAAGCCATATGTTCAGCGGAGCAAAAAGTTTTAATCAAGATATCTCTAGTTGGGATGTAAGAAATATGAAAACCATAGCTTATGCTTTTTGGGGTGCATCAAGTTTTAACCAAGATATTTCTGGTTGGGATGTTAGCAACGTCACTCGAATGGATTGGACATTTTTAAATGCAACAAATTTTAGTCAAGATATTTCTGATTGGGATGTTAGCAATGTACAAAGATGTAATTCTTTCGCAGATGGCTCTAATCTAGATGATAGCCAATTACCTAATTTTCCAGCAAACTGCAATTAA
- a CDS encoding BspA family leucine-rich repeat surface protein, producing the protein MKKIFLITLTCILCFSACNKDDTPSNRDLYANNPDAFITIWKTDNPGDSEDNQIEIPGSGTKYKIFWEEVGNPSNSGLVTATNSRIITFPKAGTYKVSISGGAPAFHRIKFSSSNSKKIISIEQWGSIEWSSFREAFWGCRNLNSSATDTPDLKNVQNMRDMFTYCENFNGNISDWDVSNITNMHGVFAVCKSFNQDISSWDVSKVTNMHTMFRGAESFNQDISSWDVSNVTAMSAMFNAAINFNQDIGSWDVSKVTHMNDMFGGALSFNQDISNWDVSNLIRMNYMFTNAKKFNQDMSSWDVSNVKSMSYVFWGASSFNQDISGWDVSNVTQMAWTFLNATNFSQDISDWDVSNVQRCNSFANGSNLDDSQLPNFPANCN; encoded by the coding sequence ATGAAAAAAATTTTCTTAATAACCTTAACATGCATTCTTTGTTTTAGCGCTTGTAACAAGGATGACACCCCTTCAAATAGAGATTTGTATGCAAACAATCCAGATGCATTTATAACCATTTGGAAAACTGATAATCCAGGAGATTCAGAAGACAATCAAATTGAAATACCTGGCTCAGGAACAAAATACAAAATATTTTGGGAAGAAGTAGGGAACCCTAGTAATAGTGGTTTAGTAACAGCAACTAATTCTCGTATTATAACATTTCCAAAAGCTGGAACCTACAAAGTTAGTATCAGTGGCGGAGCACCTGCTTTTCATCGGATTAAATTTAGTAGTTCAAATTCTAAAAAAATAATTTCAATAGAACAATGGGGTTCAATAGAATGGTCTTCTTTTAGAGAAGCATTTTGGGGATGTAGAAACCTTAATTCTAGTGCTACAGACACTCCTGACTTAAAAAATGTACAGAATATGAGGGATATGTTTACTTATTGTGAAAATTTTAATGGAAATATATCTGACTGGGACGTTAGCAATATAACTAATATGCATGGTGTTTTTGCTGTTTGTAAAAGCTTTAACCAAGATATTTCAAGTTGGGATGTAAGTAAAGTGACAAATATGCATACTATGTTTAGAGGAGCAGAAAGCTTTAATCAAGATATTTCTAGCTGGGATGTAAGTAATGTAACTGCTATGAGTGCGATGTTTAATGCTGCAATTAATTTTAATCAAGATATAGGTTCTTGGGATGTAAGTAAGGTGACTCATATGAATGATATGTTTGGCGGAGCATTAAGTTTTAATCAAGATATTTCAAATTGGGATGTAAGTAACTTAATTAGAATGAATTATATGTTTACAAATGCCAAAAAATTCAACCAAGATATGTCTAGTTGGGATGTAAGTAATGTGAAAAGTATGTCTTATGTTTTTTGGGGTGCATCAAGTTTTAACCAAGATATTTCTGGTTGGGATGTTAGCAACGTCACTCAAATGGCTTGGACATTTTTAAATGCCACAAATTTTAGTCAAGATATTTCTGATTGGGATGTTAGCAATGTACAAAGATGCAATTCTTTCGCAAATGGCTCTAATCTAGATGATAGCCAATTACCTAATTTTCCAGCAAACTGCAATTAA
- the secA gene encoding preprotein translocase subunit SecA, giving the protein MSILNSVIKLFVGDKQQKDLKILQPVVEDVKKFEAEIAQLSHDGLRAKTQEFKDKIKAATKEFDDKIETLEEEAKNANIDRQEDIYVEIDSLKDEAYKISEETLLQLMPEAFAVIKETAKRFVENEEVEVTATAFDRELSAERDHISLEDDKAFWSNSWDAAGKPVTWDMVHYDVQLIGGSVLHQGKIAEMMTGEGKTLVSTLPVYLNALTGNGVHVVTVNDYLAKRDKAWMGPIFEFHGLSTDCVDYYQPNSNERRQAYNADITYGTNNEFGFDYLRDNMASSKDDLVQRAPNYAIIDEVDSVLIDDARTPLIISGPVPQGDRHEFNDLKPLVADLVSLQKQHLVSVLAEAKKLIADGNTKDGGFSLLRVYRGLPKNKALIKFLSQEGIKQILQKTENYYMADNNKLMPEIDEDLWFVVEEKNNQIDLTDKGIAHLSKKTQNDNFFVLPDIGVKIGEIDTAETTSEEKVSQKEELYKDFSIKSERIHTMNQLLKAYTVFEKDVEYVVMENKVMIVDEQTGRIMDGRRYSDGLHQAIEAKENVKIEDATQTFATVTLQNYFRMYRKLSGMTGTAITEAGELWEIYKLDVVEIPTNKPIQRDDQEDLVYKTAREKYNAVIEDIVKLVEQKRPVLVGTTSVEISELLGRMLQMRKIPHNILNAKLHKREADVVAEAGKPGIVTIATNMAGRGTDIKLSEEVKVSGGLAIIGTERHDSRRVDRQLRGRAGRQGDVGSTQFYVALDDNLMRLFGSDRIAKMMDRMGLKEGEVIQHSMITKSIERAQKKVEENNFGIRKRLLEYDDIMNAQREFVYKRRRNALDGKRLQVDIANMIYDTCESIINSNKAVKDFQNFEFELIKFSSMTSPFSEEDFEKLSEKELADQLYEIVSKHYKSKIERNAILAFPVIKGVFENEGDRYERIVVPFTDGIKSLQVVTNLKEAYESEGKSLITDFEKNITLAIIDENWKDHLRKMDELKHSVQNASYEQKDPLLIYKFEAFELFKKTVDEINKEVLSFLFKGELPSQDTNQISEARQQKRERLNTSKADVQNSTEQAIQNSRQQSEPVETVVREQPKIGRNERVTIKNVMSGEEKEVKYKQAIPLLEKGEFVLVNK; this is encoded by the coding sequence ATGAGTATTTTAAATTCGGTAATCAAACTTTTTGTAGGAGATAAACAACAAAAAGATTTAAAAATTTTACAACCAGTTGTTGAAGATGTTAAAAAGTTTGAAGCAGAAATTGCTCAACTTTCTCATGATGGTTTAAGAGCTAAAACACAAGAGTTTAAAGATAAAATTAAAGCTGCTACGAAAGAGTTTGATGATAAAATTGAGACCCTAGAAGAAGAAGCAAAAAATGCAAATATTGATAGACAAGAAGATATTTATGTAGAAATTGATTCTTTAAAAGATGAAGCTTACAAAATTTCTGAAGAAACTTTATTACAACTTATGCCAGAAGCTTTTGCAGTCATCAAAGAAACTGCAAAACGTTTTGTAGAAAATGAAGAAGTAGAGGTTACTGCTACTGCCTTTGATAGAGAATTATCTGCTGAAAGAGATCATATTTCTCTAGAAGATGATAAGGCTTTTTGGTCAAACTCTTGGGATGCTGCTGGTAAACCTGTTACTTGGGATATGGTTCATTATGATGTTCAATTAATTGGTGGCTCTGTTTTACATCAAGGTAAAATTGCAGAAATGATGACTGGTGAGGGAAAAACATTAGTGTCAACTTTACCTGTTTATTTAAATGCTTTAACCGGAAATGGAGTTCACGTAGTTACCGTAAACGATTATTTAGCAAAACGGGATAAAGCTTGGATGGGACCAATTTTTGAGTTTCACGGACTTTCTACAGACTGTGTAGATTATTACCAACCCAACTCTAACGAAAGAAGACAAGCGTATAATGCAGATATTACTTACGGAACAAATAACGAATTTGGATTTGATTATTTACGTGATAATATGGCCAGTTCTAAAGATGATTTAGTGCAAAGAGCCCCAAATTATGCCATTATTGATGAAGTAGATTCTGTTTTAATTGATGATGCTAGAACTCCGTTAATTATTTCGGGCCCAGTACCACAAGGAGATAGACATGAATTTAATGATCTAAAACCACTAGTGGCCGATTTAGTTTCTTTACAAAAACAACATCTAGTTAGTGTTTTAGCAGAAGCTAAAAAATTAATTGCTGATGGTAACACCAAAGATGGTGGATTCTCATTGTTAAGAGTTTACAGAGGTTTGCCAAAAAATAAAGCCTTAATTAAATTTTTATCACAAGAAGGGATTAAACAAATTTTACAAAAAACAGAAAATTATTACATGGCAGACAACAATAAGTTGATGCCAGAAATTGATGAAGATTTATGGTTTGTTGTTGAAGAAAAAAATAATCAAATTGATTTAACGGATAAAGGAATAGCGCACTTATCAAAAAAGACTCAAAATGACAACTTCTTTGTATTACCAGATATTGGTGTAAAGATTGGTGAAATTGATACTGCAGAGACTACTTCTGAAGAAAAGGTTTCTCAAAAAGAAGAATTATATAAAGATTTTAGTATCAAAAGTGAACGTATTCATACAATGAATCAACTGTTAAAAGCATACACTGTTTTTGAGAAAGATGTTGAATATGTTGTGATGGAAAATAAAGTAATGATTGTTGATGAACAAACTGGACGTATCATGGATGGTCGTCGTTATTCAGATGGATTACATCAAGCAATTGAAGCCAAAGAAAATGTAAAAATTGAGGATGCTACTCAAACTTTTGCAACGGTAACATTACAGAATTACTTTAGAATGTACAGAAAACTGTCTGGAATGACAGGAACAGCAATTACAGAAGCTGGTGAATTATGGGAAATCTACAAATTAGATGTAGTGGAAATACCTACAAACAAACCGATTCAAAGGGATGATCAAGAAGATCTAGTTTATAAAACTGCTCGTGAAAAATACAATGCAGTTATTGAAGATATTGTAAAATTAGTTGAGCAAAAACGACCAGTTTTGGTAGGAACAACTTCTGTTGAAATATCAGAACTATTAGGAAGAATGTTACAGATGCGTAAAATTCCTCATAATATTTTAAATGCAAAATTACACAAGCGTGAAGCTGATGTTGTTGCAGAAGCTGGTAAACCTGGTATTGTGACTATTGCTACAAACATGGCTGGACGTGGAACAGATATTAAACTTTCTGAAGAGGTAAAAGTATCTGGTGGTTTAGCAATTATTGGTACGGAAAGACATGATTCTAGACGTGTGGATAGACAGCTAAGAGGACGTGCAGGAAGACAAGGTGATGTTGGGTCAACACAATTTTATGTTGCTCTAGATGACAATTTAATGCGTTTATTTGGTTCTGATAGAATTGCCAAAATGATGGATAGAATGGGTTTAAAGGAAGGTGAAGTAATTCAGCATTCTATGATTACTAAATCTATTGAAAGAGCACAAAAGAAAGTAGAGGAAAATAACTTCGGAATCAGAAAACGTTTATTAGAATATGACGATATTATGAACGCTCAACGTGAGTTTGTTTATAAAAGAAGACGCAATGCATTGGATGGAAAACGTTTGCAAGTGGATATTGCAAATATGATTTATGATACTTGTGAATCGATTATTAATAGTAATAAAGCAGTTAAAGATTTTCAGAATTTCGAGTTTGAATTGATTAAGTTTTCTTCAATGACTTCGCCTTTTTCTGAAGAGGACTTCGAGAAACTTTCTGAGAAGGAATTGGCTGATCAATTATATGAAATAGTTTCTAAACACTACAAAAGTAAAATTGAAAGAAATGCTATTTTGGCTTTTCCTGTTATTAAAGGTGTGTTTGAGAATGAAGGAGATAGGTATGAAAGAATTGTAGTTCCTTTCACAGATGGAATTAAATCTTTACAAGTTGTTACGAACTTAAAAGAAGCGTATGAAAGTGAAGGAAAAAGCTTAATAACAGATTTCGAAAAAAATATTACGTTAGCAATTATTGATGAAAACTGGAAAGATCATCTACGTAAAATGGATGAGTTAAAGCATTCAGTGCAGAATGCATCTTATGAGCAGAAAGATCCTTTATTAATCTACAAGTTTGAGGCATTTGAATTATTCAAGAAAACAGTAGATGAAATTAATAAAGAAGTATTGTCTTTCTTATTCAAAGGAGAATTACCTTCTCAAGATACAAACCAAATTTCTGAGGCACGTCAGCAAAAAAGAGAACGTTTAAATACAAGTAAAGCAGATGTTCAAAACTCTACTGAGCAAGCTATTCAAAATTCTCGTCAGCAATCTGAACCTGTTGAAACTGTTGTTCGTGAACAACCAAAAATTGGTAGAAATGAACGTGTTACTATTAAAAATGTAATGAGTGGTGAAGAAAAAGAAGTAAAATACAAACAAGCGATTCCTTTACTAGAAAAAGGTGAATTTGTTTTAGTTAATAAATAA